One region of Candidatus Saccharibacteria bacterium genomic DNA includes:
- a CDS encoding transposase, which produces MDVKHWKRKGYQYDIVDCATRIKYKRIYPGCDPATTVDFLEHAVRFFDPAFRFKGIQTDNGTEFTYDHLPQVRPETECPTVRWLREHGIEHLRIPPSSPHLNGRVERPHGVDKDRYKRLTTNSHTLVELREFCNEDCLDYNFYRPHSMLDMMTPIEYLQSLKGYEQATVDTSVLDVR; this is translated from the coding sequence ATGGATGTCAAACATTGGAAGCGCAAAGGCTACCAGTATGACATCGTCGACTGTGCTACGAGGATAAAATACAAACGGATCTATCCTGGATGCGACCCTGCGACAACGGTAGATTTTCTTGAGCATGCGGTCAGGTTCTTTGACCCAGCTTTCAGGTTCAAAGGGATTCAGACCGACAATGGCACAGAGTTCACCTACGACCATTTGCCGCAAGTGAGACCGGAAACAGAGTGCCCGACTGTCCGGTGGCTCAGAGAACATGGGATTGAGCACCTCCGCATCCCGCCGTCATCGCCACATCTCAACGGTCGAGTCGAGCGACCGCACGGAGTAGACAAGGATAGATACAAACGGCTAACAACGAATTCGCACACACTTGTCGAATTAAGAGAGTTTTGTAACGAAGATTGTCTCGACTACAACTTTTACCGACCGCATAGTATGCTAGACATGATGACACCGATTGAATACCTGCAAAGCTTGAAGGGTTACGAGCAGGCGACGGTGGATACTAGTGTGCTAGATGTTCGGTAG
- a CDS encoding helix-turn-helix domain-containing protein translates to MTEKQLLVYGARIRLGWFRKAEELGNVAAACRFYGIPRRTYYYWHSRWVSQGKALTSLYDMPRTPKSHTNDADDEVVSLVVQLRLGLGYGENALAHVLRRDYGVATSVHGVHNILSRAKLLEERKRRYAKPASSVTVSITRAKSDRWMSNIGSAKATSMTSSTVLRG, encoded by the coding sequence ATGACAGAGAAACAATTGCTCGTGTATGGAGCACGGATTCGTTTAGGGTGGTTTCGTAAAGCCGAAGAACTCGGGAATGTTGCGGCAGCCTGCCGGTTCTACGGCATTCCTCGACGAACATATTACTACTGGCATAGTCGCTGGGTGAGTCAGGGCAAAGCCCTGACGAGCCTGTACGATATGCCTCGTACGCCAAAGAGCCACACTAATGACGCCGATGACGAGGTAGTGAGTCTCGTCGTGCAGCTTCGCCTTGGTCTTGGTTACGGCGAAAATGCTCTTGCGCATGTCCTCAGGCGGGATTACGGCGTCGCCACATCTGTGCACGGTGTCCACAACATCCTGAGCCGAGCAAAGTTACTAGAAGAGCGCAAAAGAAGGTACGCAAAACCCGCCAGCTCAGTGACCGTGAGTATTACCCGGGCGAAGTCGGACAGATGGATGTCAAACATTGGAAGCGCAAAGGCTACCAGTATGACATCGTCGACTGTGCTACGAGGATAA
- the rpsO gene encoding 30S ribosomal protein S15 has product MIAAEKKDKIVNDLQASKADTGSSAVQVGIFTERIKELTEHLKVNKKDFAARRGLLQLVGKRKRLLQYIAAQDGQAYLNLIKKLGIRR; this is encoded by the coding sequence ATGATAGCAGCGGAGAAAAAAGACAAAATTGTAAATGATTTACAAGCCAGTAAGGCAGACACCGGTAGCTCGGCTGTACAAGTCGGTATATTTACTGAGCGTATCAAGGAGCTTACCGAGCACCTGAAGGTCAACAAGAAAGATTTTGCAGCTCGTCGCGGGCTGTTGCAGCTCGTCGGCAAACGCAAGCGGTTGTTGCAGTATATTGCAGCACAAGACGGTCAAGCGTACCTTAACCTTATAAAGAAACTCGGCATTCGCCGCTAG
- the pnp gene encoding polyribonucleotide nucleotidyltransferase, translating to MSQITTKTINPYGKDLVVVETEFCGRTLTLEVNRVGFRTTASVLVRYGDTVVLGTTMLGKPIQGMDYFPLSIDYEEKFYAAGKISGSRFVKREGRPSDDAILIGRLIDRPIRPLFPKGYRNEVQGVASVLSMDPAFRPDMVAMIAMSAALMLTGAPFDGPVAGVRVGMTDSGEFKAFMSAEELNASKLDLVVAAREGGVMMVEAGANEATEEEVVAALKFAEEAIQPALAVQAELAKKVGVKPAEYELILPDEKVQAAVDAWVSDKLGEGLRLPYPERNEMIGVLKEQFHIAFAKELGEQEYTVVRTEYDEAFQMALHKDVRAGIVKDGTRPDGRKLTDIRPLSSEVGLLPRAHGSSIFTRGMTQGMNIVTLAPLSYAQFVDTMEKNEERRYMHHYNAPGYTVGEVRRLGSPGRREIGHGYLAERALTAVLPSEADFPYAIRSVTEIMSQNGSTSMAATCSSCLALMDAGVPLKAPVSGIAMGLMVDGDKTYILSDIADAEDFAGDMDFKVAGTAVGITALQMDMKVHGLPIAVLAKALAQGKEGRAHILEHMITTMPEPRAELSPYAPRVESITINPDKIREIIGKGGETIQKITAETGTEIDIKDDGTIMIASPDGAAIQKAKDWIASIVEDPEVGKIYVDKPVVSVLDFGAFVQIMPGKDGLVHVSEMSEERVNKPSDVVKEGDLVTVKLVAIDDRGRLQLSMKAAARELSK from the coding sequence ATGAGCCAAATCACGACAAAAACCATAAACCCTTACGGCAAAGATCTTGTTGTCGTCGAGACTGAGTTTTGTGGCCGAACACTGACACTAGAAGTTAACCGCGTTGGTTTTCGTACGACGGCGAGTGTGCTTGTACGCTACGGAGACACGGTTGTGCTTGGGACGACTATGCTTGGCAAGCCCATACAGGGCATGGACTATTTTCCGTTAAGTATTGATTATGAAGAAAAATTCTACGCAGCCGGCAAAATCAGTGGTTCGCGGTTCGTAAAGCGCGAAGGTCGCCCAAGTGACGATGCTATCCTGATTGGTCGTCTCATAGACAGACCAATCCGTCCGCTGTTCCCGAAAGGCTATCGTAACGAAGTTCAGGGTGTGGCCAGCGTACTTAGTATGGATCCGGCATTTCGCCCAGACATGGTTGCTATGATCGCCATGAGTGCGGCACTTATGCTTACGGGAGCACCGTTTGATGGTCCAGTGGCCGGTGTGCGCGTTGGCATGACAGATAGTGGTGAGTTCAAAGCCTTTATGAGCGCTGAAGAACTAAATGCAAGTAAACTTGACCTCGTTGTGGCTGCCCGTGAAGGCGGAGTCATGATGGTAGAAGCTGGTGCCAATGAAGCAACCGAAGAAGAAGTAGTAGCAGCGCTCAAGTTTGCCGAGGAAGCTATACAGCCTGCACTCGCCGTTCAGGCAGAGCTTGCTAAGAAGGTCGGAGTGAAACCCGCCGAATATGAATTGATCCTCCCAGATGAAAAAGTCCAAGCAGCCGTTGACGCATGGGTATCCGACAAGCTCGGTGAGGGTTTGCGCCTGCCATACCCAGAACGCAATGAAATGATTGGAGTTTTGAAAGAGCAGTTTCACATTGCTTTTGCTAAGGAACTGGGCGAACAAGAGTACACCGTAGTACGTACTGAGTATGACGAAGCATTTCAAATGGCACTGCATAAGGATGTGAGGGCTGGCATTGTCAAAGACGGGACTCGTCCTGATGGCCGCAAACTGACCGATATTCGTCCGCTTAGCTCAGAGGTTGGTTTATTACCTCGGGCGCATGGCTCGAGCATATTTACCCGCGGTATGACTCAGGGGATGAACATTGTCACGCTCGCGCCGCTTTCATATGCGCAGTTTGTCGACACCATGGAAAAGAACGAAGAGCGCCGCTACATGCACCACTACAACGCGCCGGGCTATACGGTTGGCGAAGTGCGCCGTTTGGGTTCACCGGGTCGCCGCGAAATTGGCCATGGGTATCTCGCAGAGCGCGCCTTGACTGCGGTACTGCCTTCTGAAGCAGATTTTCCGTATGCTATTCGTTCGGTAACCGAGATTATGAGCCAAAACGGTTCAACTAGTATGGCCGCAACCTGCTCAAGCTGTCTTGCGCTCATGGACGCAGGCGTACCTCTGAAAGCACCCGTATCGGGTATTGCCATGGGACTCATGGTAGACGGTGACAAGACGTACATACTAAGCGACATTGCCGACGCCGAGGACTTTGCGGGCGACATGGACTTTAAGGTGGCCGGCACCGCAGTGGGTATTACTGCGCTTCAAATGGACATGAAAGTACACGGACTGCCTATTGCGGTGCTTGCAAAGGCACTTGCACAGGGCAAAGAGGGCCGAGCCCACATACTTGAACACATGATAACAACTATGCCGGAGCCTCGCGCCGAACTTAGCCCGTATGCACCGCGCGTAGAGAGTATTACCATTAACCCAGATAAAATTCGTGAAATCATTGGCAAGGGTGGCGAAACCATCCAGAAAATAACCGCCGAAACAGGTACCGAAATTGACATTAAAGACGACGGTACCATAATGATTGCGAGTCCAGACGGCGCGGCCATTCAGAAGGCAAAAGACTGGATTGCTAGCATTGTTGAAGACCCAGAAGTCGGCAAAATATATGTCGACAAGCCAGTCGTATCTGTCCTAGACTTTGGTGCATTCGTACAAATTATGCCAGGCAAAGATGGCTTAGTACACGTCAGTGAAATGAGCGAAGAACGCGTAAACAAGCCAAGCGATGTCGTCAAAGAAGGCGACCTCGTCACGGTAAAACTAGTGGCCATAGATGACCGTGGCCGCTTGCAACTGAGCATGAAAGCAGCCGCCCGCGAACTCAGCAAATAA
- a CDS encoding uracil-DNA glycosylase, whose protein sequence is MTDSKTQLRLDELKNRIQASDVTPELKNQATQLVFGAGNPSADVVFIGEAPGKKEDLTGEPFVGAAGKFLNEMLGSIGMKREDVFITNIVKYRPPNNRDPLPEEKKAFLPYLQEQLEIIQPKIVVTLGRHSGGCFLPDLHISNDHGQPKRLKLQFHDDKTKSFAVVVLPLYHPAAALYNGSMRKVLVEDFSLIPTILEKLTLKQTKKGRNNGK, encoded by the coding sequence ATGACCGACAGTAAAACACAACTTAGACTTGATGAACTAAAAAATCGAATACAGGCATCTGACGTTACCCCTGAGCTCAAAAACCAAGCTACCCAGCTGGTTTTTGGGGCGGGTAACCCTAGCGCCGATGTTGTGTTTATCGGTGAGGCTCCGGGTAAAAAAGAAGACCTCACTGGCGAACCATTCGTCGGCGCTGCCGGCAAATTCTTAAACGAAATGCTTGGTAGCATTGGCATGAAAAGGGAAGATGTATTCATTACCAACATAGTGAAATATCGCCCGCCCAACAACAGAGATCCGTTGCCAGAAGAAAAAAAGGCTTTCCTGCCGTATTTGCAGGAGCAGCTAGAGATTATTCAACCAAAAATTGTGGTGACACTGGGGCGACACAGTGGCGGGTGCTTTCTCCCAGATTTGCACATAAGTAACGACCACGGTCAGCCCAAACGGCTTAAGCTACAGTTCCATGATGACAAGACAAAGAGTTTTGCCGTCGTGGTACTGCCGCTCTATCACCCGGCTGCGGCACTATACAATGGGAGCATGCGTAAAGTCCTCGTGGAGGATTTTAGCCTCATCCCAACTATTTTAGAAAAATTAACTCTCAAACAAACTAAGAAAGGGAGAAACAATGGAAAATAA
- a CDS encoding ribonuclease J has protein sequence MENNGNRDNRQESRDNRPRGGQNNGNQRRSNQKARMPQNSAGQNGQATEKRPTVSRGAAVRAQKRTQMDAQRVANHWMPAQVDESKRANFIDDSPRLKVIGLGGMDGGGSKNMILVEYVNDAVVIDAGNDLSVDLPGINYGIADTAYMETVRHKLRAYIITHGHLDHIGGLPHIVPRFPAPIYGSKFTIGRVHEIFENFGLPMPDGFELQTVEMNENTHERLKIGEFFVELVRVTHSIPGSTIVVLDTPVGRIINTGDFRFDPSPLDHERTDMERLIELGNEGVLALLSESTTVERIGRTPSESTIEQSYVDIMNQAPGRIFVGVFSTNMNRIQMIVNAAVHHGRKVAIDGRSMVSTLEMAVRHGYMKIPKGTFVPIASVPGLSDDKLVVICTGSQGEPSSALQRMANGEHRHIKLKEQDTVILSSTPIPESGNDALIGQMVDDLTKKNVHVFEHRNHDLDNVGPLHVSGHASRDEYAEMIQMTKPKFFIPIYGAYRVKQRHIELAVEQGIPRANCLNALNGEVIALTPDKMEVIGEVPSGTILVDQTGALVSNVVVKDRVLLAEEGLVAVVITVDKRTGGLMTSPDIISRGFIYMREQEEIMNGLRNEVRRAVQQRFKRIDIDRFKAEIKDHITHYLFEQTGRSPIVIPVVNILGGKSEKPAAAGRAADSEKPVEKVKTSEEIAAEQQARFQAMRERLLNQDPRVD, from the coding sequence ATGGAAAATAATGGAAATAGAGACAACAGACAAGAGTCAAGAGACAACAGACCGCGGGGCGGCCAGAATAATGGCAATCAGCGGCGATCAAACCAAAAAGCACGAATGCCGCAGAACAGCGCTGGTCAAAATGGCCAGGCGACCGAAAAACGGCCGACAGTAAGCCGCGGGGCGGCGGTGCGGGCGCAAAAGCGGACACAAATGGATGCACAGCGTGTCGCAAACCACTGGATGCCGGCGCAGGTAGATGAATCAAAACGGGCCAACTTTATAGACGATTCACCGCGCCTGAAGGTTATCGGTCTTGGTGGTATGGACGGTGGTGGTTCAAAGAACATGATTCTCGTAGAGTATGTCAACGACGCAGTCGTGATAGATGCCGGCAATGACCTTAGTGTTGACTTGCCGGGCATTAACTACGGCATTGCCGACACGGCCTACATGGAGACGGTACGCCACAAACTGCGCGCCTACATAATTACCCACGGGCATCTTGACCACATAGGTGGTTTGCCGCACATTGTACCAAGGTTTCCAGCGCCTATTTACGGCAGCAAGTTTACGATTGGCCGCGTGCACGAAATATTTGAAAACTTTGGGCTTCCTATGCCTGACGGGTTTGAGCTACAGACAGTGGAAATGAACGAAAACACGCACGAACGGCTCAAAATCGGCGAATTTTTCGTTGAGCTCGTGCGAGTGACACACTCCATCCCGGGTAGTACCATTGTGGTGCTCGATACTCCCGTTGGACGTATCATAAACACTGGAGATTTCCGGTTTGACCCGAGCCCACTTGATCATGAACGTACCGATATGGAACGCCTGATAGAACTGGGCAACGAAGGTGTACTGGCGCTACTTAGTGAAAGTACCACGGTTGAGCGCATAGGTCGCACGCCTTCAGAAAGCACCATCGAGCAGAGCTATGTTGACATTATGAACCAAGCCCCAGGGCGGATATTTGTTGGTGTGTTTAGTACAAACATGAACCGCATACAGATGATTGTCAACGCTGCCGTGCACCATGGTCGCAAGGTGGCCATAGACGGCCGCAGCATGGTGAGTACGCTCGAAATGGCGGTCAGGCATGGGTATATGAAAATTCCCAAGGGCACGTTTGTTCCGATTGCTTCAGTGCCCGGCTTGAGCGATGATAAGCTCGTCGTGATCTGTACAGGTAGCCAAGGCGAACCTTCTTCGGCGCTGCAGCGCATGGCAAATGGCGAGCACAGGCATATTAAACTCAAAGAACAAGACACAGTAATCCTTTCTAGCACGCCTATTCCCGAAAGCGGTAACGACGCGTTAATTGGACAGATGGTCGACGACTTGACCAAGAAAAATGTCCATGTTTTTGAACACCGTAATCACGACCTAGACAATGTTGGGCCACTCCATGTTTCTGGGCACGCTAGCCGTGACGAATACGCCGAGATGATTCAAATGACAAAACCAAAGTTTTTCATTCCTATCTACGGCGCATACCGTGTCAAGCAGCGTCACATAGAACTCGCTGTGGAGCAGGGGATTCCGCGCGCAAACTGCCTCAATGCCCTAAACGGGGAAGTCATTGCTCTGACACCCGATAAAATGGAAGTTATTGGCGAAGTGCCTTCCGGAACCATTTTGGTTGACCAAACCGGTGCACTTGTAAGTAATGTCGTGGTAAAAGACAGGGTACTTTTAGCAGAAGAAGGCCTGGTGGCAGTGGTTATAACGGTAGATAAAAGAACTGGTGGTCTTATGACCAGCCCAGATATTATTAGCCGCGGGTTTATATATATGCGTGAGCAAGAGGAAATTATGAATGGCTTACGAAATGAGGTGCGCCGCGCTGTACAGCAACGGTTCAAGCGCATAGACATTGATCGGTTTAAGGCAGAAATAAAAGACCACATTACGCACTACCTCTTTGAGCAGACTGGTCGTAGCCCCATTGTCATACCAGTTGTAAATATACTTGGAGGCAAAAGTGAAAAACCCGCAGCGGCAGGGCGTGCAGCAGACAGCGAAAAGCCTGTCGAGAAAGTAAAAACATCTGAGGAAATTGCCGCCGAACAGCAAGCTCGTTTCCAGGCCATGCGTGAACGTCTCCTGAACCAAGACCCCCGCGTTGACTAG
- a CDS encoding DNA translocase FtsK 4TM domain-containing protein, which produces MAKKKKQSRKKVAKPVVREPSPVMGYVLAVVFVLSALFIFLGGFNAGGSLPKGLFGAMSWLFGWGAWLVPISLLYWGFYKFTNDDHRVPRGRVFSMYMYLVLMSAWFFTAFASTHEEPGLATQTVGGNGGHIGVAVGDAVLAALDKVPASLLFFAFGLLTFFFAFGISPKVLLNLGRLFHRRAVEEEGELAALKAKAAETGFQLNEGVPVVKHSEGMFTKEQIHHASFKNTAAKLSANESHEALTTTSDPGWVLPSIELLDQKQDKADAGNVEGNARIIKETFANFAIDVEMEGANIGPRVTQYTLRPPTGVKLTKITALENNLALDLAATTIRMEAPIPGKRAVGIEVPNVKGATVRLSSIFQSRGWAESTGPLTFAIGKDIVGKSVVADLARMPHLLVAGQTGSGKSVMINDILTSLLYRNSPSDLKLILVDPKQVELTPYNDLPHLLTPVIHEPEKCISALKWAVAEMERRLRTMAEVSKRNIEEYNKIKPDEKMPYVVIVIDELSDLMMMAARDVEALVVRIAQKARAAGIHLILATQRPSVNVITGLIKANVPARIAFTTVSQVDSRTIIDQMGAEKLLGRGDMLYQTSDMPAPKRVQAAFVSDGESMKVNDFIREQRAPDYNDEVVSQPVQIGKGGVVVTDDHGSNADEDMFRDAVRVVIDSRKASTSLLQRRLRIGYGRAARLMEEMEEQGIIGAADGSRPRDVLVSSLDQVFGGGATANGDESGSDLDEYGVPVEPNDRDEYLAR; this is translated from the coding sequence ATGGCAAAAAAGAAAAAACAAAGTAGAAAAAAAGTTGCAAAACCAGTAGTACGCGAGCCGTCACCTGTGATGGGCTATGTGCTAGCTGTTGTGTTTGTGCTGTCCGCACTGTTTATTTTCCTAGGTGGGTTTAACGCCGGCGGTAGTCTACCAAAAGGTCTATTTGGTGCCATGAGCTGGCTGTTTGGTTGGGGTGCCTGGCTGGTGCCTATCAGCCTTCTTTATTGGGGGTTCTACAAATTTACTAATGATGATCACCGAGTACCTCGTGGGCGCGTTTTTAGCATGTATATGTATCTTGTGCTCATGTCCGCATGGTTTTTTACCGCCTTTGCCAGCACACACGAAGAACCAGGTTTGGCGACTCAGACGGTTGGCGGTAACGGTGGTCACATCGGCGTCGCAGTCGGCGATGCCGTGCTTGCTGCGCTCGATAAGGTGCCGGCCAGTCTGTTGTTTTTTGCATTTGGCCTACTGACGTTTTTCTTTGCATTTGGCATATCACCCAAAGTACTACTGAATCTTGGCAGACTGTTTCATCGCCGTGCGGTCGAGGAGGAGGGTGAGCTAGCTGCCTTAAAAGCAAAGGCCGCCGAAACGGGCTTCCAGCTTAACGAGGGCGTGCCAGTAGTGAAGCACAGTGAGGGTATGTTTACGAAAGAGCAAATTCATCATGCGTCTTTCAAAAACACGGCCGCAAAACTTTCTGCAAATGAAAGCCACGAAGCCCTGACAACGACAAGCGATCCCGGCTGGGTGCTGCCGAGCATAGAGCTGCTAGACCAAAAGCAAGACAAAGCAGACGCTGGCAATGTCGAAGGAAATGCACGGATTATCAAAGAAACCTTCGCCAACTTTGCTATAGATGTCGAAATGGAAGGGGCAAACATTGGCCCCCGGGTGACACAGTATACGCTGCGACCACCCACCGGAGTTAAACTGACCAAAATTACTGCGCTTGAAAACAACCTTGCGCTTGACTTGGCCGCTACAACCATTCGCATGGAGGCGCCTATTCCAGGTAAGCGGGCGGTCGGTATAGAGGTACCAAATGTCAAAGGCGCTACTGTGCGCCTAAGCTCAATTTTTCAGTCGCGCGGGTGGGCAGAGAGCACAGGTCCTCTCACCTTTGCTATTGGTAAAGACATTGTTGGGAAATCGGTAGTGGCAGATTTGGCTCGTATGCCGCACTTGCTCGTGGCAGGGCAGACTGGTTCGGGTAAGTCTGTCATGATAAACGACATATTGACCAGCTTGCTGTACCGCAACAGCCCAAGTGACCTCAAACTTATACTCGTCGATCCGAAGCAAGTTGAGCTGACACCGTACAATGACCTCCCGCACCTCTTAACGCCAGTAATACATGAGCCTGAAAAGTGCATATCGGCACTCAAATGGGCGGTGGCAGAAATGGAACGCCGCCTGCGTACCATGGCAGAAGTTAGCAAGCGAAATATAGAAGAGTACAACAAAATCAAACCAGATGAAAAAATGCCATATGTTGTCATTGTCATTGATGAGCTCTCTGACCTTATGATGATGGCGGCTCGAGATGTGGAAGCACTTGTTGTCCGCATTGCCCAAAAAGCTCGTGCGGCAGGCATACACCTGATACTCGCAACCCAGCGCCCCAGTGTGAATGTAATAACGGGGCTGATAAAAGCTAACGTTCCGGCTCGAATTGCCTTCACCACGGTGAGCCAGGTAGACAGCCGCACCATAATTGATCAAATGGGAGCCGAAAAACTCTTGGGGCGAGGGGATATGCTTTATCAGACGTCTGATATGCCGGCCCCAAAGCGCGTTCAAGCAGCTTTTGTCAGTGACGGCGAATCAATGAAGGTAAACGACTTTATCCGCGAGCAGCGTGCACCGGACTACAACGATGAGGTTGTCAGTCAGCCGGTGCAGATTGGTAAGGGTGGTGTTGTGGTCACGGATGACCACGGCAGTAATGCAGACGAAGACATGTTCCGCGATGCAGTGCGTGTGGTCATAGATAGCCGCAAAGCATCCACTTCGTTGCTACAACGTCGCCTACGTATTGGCTATGGGCGTGCGGCGCGGCTCATGGAAGAAATGGAAGAGCAGGGCATAATAGGCGCAGCAGACGGCAGCCGACCACGAGATGTATTGGTGAGTAGCTTAGATCAAGTATTTGGCGGCGGAGCTACTGCAAATGGTGATGAATCTGGCTCAGACCTCGACGAATATGGTGTTCCCGTTGAACCCAACGATCGCGACGAATACCTCGCTCGGTAG